A region from the Halomonas piscis genome encodes:
- a CDS encoding bifunctional allantoicase/(S)-ureidoglycine aminohydrolase: MSHTYYAPRGGHPPQSQMTADRAVFTEAYAVIPKGVMQDIVTSQLPFWDDTRLWVLARPLTGFAETFSQYIMEVQPGGGSDKPEPDPQAEAVLFVVEGEMSLTLAGEKHTMTPGGYAFIPPGTDWQLRNEAGEPVRFHWIRKAYEFVDGIDVPEAFVVNENDIEPTPMPDTDGRWATTRFVDPEDVRHDMHVTIVTFQPGGVIPFDETHIMEHGLYVLEGKAVYHLNQDWVEVEAGDFMWLRAFCPQACYAGGSGPFRYLLYKDVNRHPKLKINAL; the protein is encoded by the coding sequence ATGAGCCACACTTATTACGCCCCTCGCGGCGGCCATCCGCCCCAGTCACAGATGACCGCGGACCGCGCCGTGTTCACCGAGGCGTACGCGGTGATTCCCAAGGGCGTGATGCAGGATATCGTCACCAGCCAGTTGCCGTTTTGGGATGACACCCGCCTGTGGGTGCTGGCGCGCCCGCTGACCGGCTTTGCCGAAACGTTCTCCCAGTACATCATGGAAGTGCAGCCCGGCGGCGGCAGCGACAAGCCCGAGCCCGACCCCCAGGCCGAAGCCGTGCTGTTCGTGGTGGAAGGCGAAATGAGCCTGACGCTTGCCGGCGAGAAGCACACCATGACGCCGGGCGGCTACGCTTTCATTCCGCCGGGTACCGACTGGCAGCTGCGCAACGAGGCCGGCGAGCCGGTGCGCTTCCACTGGATCCGCAAGGCCTACGAGTTTGTCGACGGTATCGACGTCCCCGAGGCCTTCGTGGTCAACGAAAACGATATCGAGCCGACGCCGATGCCGGACACCGACGGCCGCTGGGCGACCACGCGCTTTGTCGACCCGGAAGACGTGCGCCACGACATGCACGTGACCATCGTGACCTTCCAGCCGGGCGGGGTGATTCCGTTCGACGAAACCCACATCATGGAGCACGGCCTGTACGTGCTTGAAGGCAAGGCGGTCTACCATCTCAACCAGGACTGGGTGGAAGTGGAGGCCGGTGATTTCATGTGGCTGCGCGCCTTCTGCCCCCAGGCCTGCTACGCCGGCGGTTCCGGCCCGTTCCGCTATCTGCTGTACAAGGACGTCAACCGTCATCCCAAGCTCAAGATCAACGCCCTGTAA
- the puuE gene encoding allantoinase PuuE: protein MSQRDYPRDLIGYGNTPPHANWPGNARIAVQFVLNYEEGAENNVLHGDEGSEQFISEMIGAPSFPDRHLSMESIYEYGSRVGVWRILNEFKKRDLPLTVFGVAMALERHPEVARAFKELGHEVACHGYRWIHYQEVPEDVEREHMKKAMEIFQRLYGDKPEGWYTGRDSPNTRRLVLDEGSFVYDSDYYGDDLPFWTRQADSQGKEHDHLVVPYTLDTNDMRFAAPQGFNTADHFFTYLRDAFDVLYAEGEDAPKMLSVGMHCRMLGRPGRFRALQRFLDYIESHDRVWVARRIDIARHWAREHPAPTR from the coding sequence ATGTCCCAACGTGACTATCCACGTGACCTGATCGGCTATGGTAACACCCCGCCCCATGCCAACTGGCCGGGCAACGCCAGGATCGCCGTGCAGTTCGTCCTCAACTATGAGGAGGGCGCGGAAAACAACGTGCTCCACGGCGACGAGGGCTCGGAGCAGTTCATCTCCGAAATGATCGGCGCGCCGTCTTTCCCCGACCGCCACCTGAGCATGGAGTCCATCTACGAATACGGTTCGCGGGTCGGCGTCTGGCGCATTCTCAACGAATTCAAGAAGCGCGACCTGCCGCTGACCGTATTCGGGGTGGCCATGGCGCTTGAGCGCCACCCCGAAGTGGCCCGGGCGTTCAAGGAGCTGGGCCATGAGGTGGCGTGCCACGGCTATCGCTGGATTCACTATCAGGAAGTGCCCGAAGACGTCGAGCGCGAGCACATGAAGAAAGCCATGGAAATTTTCCAGCGGCTGTACGGCGACAAGCCCGAAGGCTGGTACACCGGCCGCGATAGCCCCAACACCCGCCGCCTGGTGCTGGATGAAGGCAGCTTTGTGTACGACAGCGACTACTACGGCGACGACCTGCCGTTCTGGACCCGCCAAGCCGATAGCCAGGGCAAGGAGCATGACCATCTCGTCGTGCCCTACACCCTGGATACCAACGACATGCGCTTTGCCGCGCCCCAGGGCTTCAACACCGCGGACCATTTCTTCACCTACCTGCGCGATGCCTTTGACGTGCTCTACGCCGAAGGCGAAGACGCGCCGAAGATGCTCTCGGTAGGAATGCACTGCCGTATGCTTGGCCGCCCCGGCCGTTTCCGCGCGCTGCAGCGCTTTCTGGACTACATCGAGTCCCATGATCGGGTCTGGGTCGCGCGGCGTATCGACATCGCGCGCCACTGGGCCAGGGAGCATCCTGCCCCGACTCGCTGA
- a CDS encoding urate hydroxylase PuuD, producing MHAYFLDFANLLLRWLHVIAAVAWIGESIYFVMLDNGLRKPKAAEDREKGVFGEMWAVHGGGFYHNQKYATAPEKLPEDLHWSFWKAYTTWLTGFGLFVLLYMSNPSFYLVNPQSDWAWAANMSGWQANVVALLFLLGGWVVYNELCKRISPNMTRDGILSVAVAVMMVVVSYLSTHIFSGRAAFLLTGAVMATAMSANVFFWIIPGQRRMVKAMKAGDEPNPIDGKRGKQRSVHNTYFTLPVVLLMVSNHYSFIYSQELAWLMMVLLIFAGAVIRQYFVLMHAGSKQPGYLVAGAVLILATIWVGAPSAEPEEESEAVASMDATGKDEIMPLVETHCIQCHAQEPTHPGFSAPPAGYAFDEWENVLSHKDTIQQVVGSGYMPLGNTTGMTDEERNVIAAWEE from the coding sequence ATGCATGCCTACTTTCTCGACTTTGCCAATCTGCTGCTGCGCTGGCTGCACGTCATTGCCGCCGTCGCCTGGATCGGTGAATCCATCTACTTTGTGATGCTGGACAACGGTCTGCGCAAGCCCAAGGCGGCGGAAGACCGTGAAAAAGGCGTCTTTGGCGAAATGTGGGCCGTGCACGGCGGCGGCTTTTACCACAACCAGAAATACGCCACGGCGCCGGAAAAGCTGCCGGAAGACCTGCACTGGTCATTCTGGAAGGCCTATACCACCTGGCTGACCGGTTTTGGCCTGTTCGTGCTGCTGTACATGTCCAATCCCAGCTTCTATCTGGTCAACCCCCAGAGTGACTGGGCCTGGGCGGCCAACATGAGCGGCTGGCAGGCCAACGTGGTAGCGCTGCTGTTCCTGCTGGGCGGCTGGGTCGTGTACAACGAGCTTTGCAAGCGCATCAGCCCCAACATGACGCGCGACGGCATCCTGAGCGTTGCCGTGGCGGTCATGATGGTCGTGGTGTCGTACCTGAGCACGCACATCTTTTCCGGACGGGCGGCGTTTTTGCTTACCGGCGCGGTCATGGCGACTGCCATGTCGGCCAACGTCTTCTTCTGGATCATTCCCGGCCAGCGCCGCATGGTCAAGGCGATGAAGGCGGGGGACGAGCCCAACCCCATCGACGGCAAGCGCGGCAAGCAGCGTTCGGTGCACAACACCTATTTCACGCTGCCGGTTGTGCTGCTGATGGTGAGCAACCACTATTCCTTCATCTACTCCCAGGAGCTGGCCTGGCTGATGATGGTGCTGCTCATCTTTGCCGGCGCCGTGATTCGCCAGTACTTTGTGCTGATGCACGCGGGCAGCAAGCAGCCGGGCTATCTGGTAGCCGGCGCCGTGCTCATCCTGGCGACGATCTGGGTGGGTGCCCCGAGCGCCGAGCCCGAGGAGGAAAGCGAAGCGGTGGCCAGCATGGACGCCACGGGCAAAGACGAGATAATGCCGCTGGTGGAAACCCACTGCATCCAGTGCCATGCTCAGGAGCCGACGCATCCGGGGTTCTCGGCGCCGCCGGCCGGCTATGCCTTCGACGAATGGGAAAACGTGCTCAGCCACAAGGACACCATCCAGCAGGTGGTGGGCAGTGGCTACATGCCCTTGGGTAACACCACCGGCATGACTGACGAAGAGCGCAACGTGATCGCAGCCTGGGAAGAATAA
- the uraH gene encoding hydroxyisourate hydrolase, translating to MGYLTTHVLDTAQGMPGQGIKIEVFRIKGSEREALKTVTTNDDGRCDSPILEGDEFTVGEYELVFHAGDYLRGQGFKADEPRFLDVIPLRFSVSNASEHYHVPLLVSPYSYSTYRGS from the coding sequence ATGGGATACTTAACGACCCACGTGCTCGATACGGCACAAGGCATGCCCGGACAGGGTATCAAGATCGAAGTGTTTCGTATCAAAGGCAGCGAGCGCGAGGCGCTCAAGACCGTGACCACCAACGATGACGGCCGCTGCGACTCGCCCATTCTCGAAGGCGACGAGTTCACCGTCGGCGAATACGAGCTGGTATTCCATGCCGGCGACTACCTGCGCGGGCAGGGCTTCAAGGCCGACGAGCCGCGCTTTTTGGACGTGATTCCGCTGCGCTTTAGCGTATCAAACGCCAGCGAGCACTATCACGTACCGCTGTTGGTTTCCCCCTACAGCTACTCCACGTATCGCGGTAGCTAA
- the uraD gene encoding 2-oxo-4-hydroxy-4-carboxy-5-ureidoimidazoline decarboxylase, translated as MSDASTLTLTPRPSTLSREAFVARYGDVYEHSPWVAEEAFDAGITAQHDAPEALADLMGQMLQQASSEQQLEVIRAHPDLAGKAAKSGSLTDDSTREQAGAGLDQCSPEEFERFERLNNAYQEKFGMPFVIAVKGLDRHAILAAFETRLENDQAEERRTAIKQIINIARFRLRTRAEEAA; from the coding sequence ATGTCCGATGCAAGCACCCTGACCCTAACACCGCGCCCCAGCACCCTCTCCCGGGAGGCGTTTGTTGCTCGGTACGGCGACGTCTACGAGCATTCCCCCTGGGTGGCGGAAGAAGCTTTCGATGCCGGTATTACCGCACAGCACGACGCCCCCGAAGCGCTGGCCGACCTCATGGGCCAGATGCTGCAACAGGCATCCAGCGAGCAGCAGCTTGAAGTCATCCGCGCCCACCCGGACCTGGCCGGCAAGGCCGCCAAGTCCGGCAGCTTGACCGACGACTCCACCCGGGAGCAGGCCGGCGCAGGGCTCGATCAGTGCAGCCCCGAGGAGTTCGAGCGCTTTGAGCGCCTGAACAACGCCTATCAGGAAAAGTTCGGCATGCCGTTCGTCATCGCCGTCAAGGGGCTTGACCGGCACGCCATCCTCGCCGCGTTCGAGACTCGTCTGGAAAACGATCAGGCCGAGGAGCGCCGCACGGCCATCAAGCAAATCATCAATATTGCCCGCTTCCGCCTGCGCACCCGCGCCGAAGAAGCGGCCTGA
- the lldD gene encoding FMN-dependent L-lactate dehydrogenase LldD: MIISSSHDYRTAARRRLPPFLFHYLDGGAYSEHTLRRNVEDIAEVALRQRVLNDMSQLSLETSLFDETLSMPVALSPVGLAGMYARRGEVQAARAAAQKGVPFTLSTVSVCPIEEVAPAIERPMWFQLYVLKDRGFMRDALERARAAGVTTLVFTVDMPVPGARYRDAHSGMSGPNAAARRMFQAVTHPRWAWEVGVKGRPHDLGNISTYRGHPTGLEDYIGWLGKNFDPSISWKDLEWIREFWDGPMVIKGILDPADARDAIAFGADGIVVSNHGGRQLDGTPSTARALPAIAEAVQGQMKVMADSGVRSGLDVVRLLALGADCVMLGRSYIYALASGGEAGVYNLLDLIEQEMRVAMVLTGAHSVSHIDTDLLVGKSE, from the coding sequence ATGATTATTTCTTCTTCCCATGACTATCGCACGGCGGCCAGGCGCCGTTTGCCACCCTTTCTTTTTCACTATCTTGACGGCGGCGCTTATTCGGAGCATACGCTCAGGCGCAACGTGGAGGATATCGCCGAAGTGGCCTTGCGTCAGCGAGTGCTGAACGACATGTCTCAGTTAAGCCTGGAGACGTCGCTTTTCGACGAGACCCTCTCGATGCCGGTCGCGCTGTCGCCGGTAGGGCTTGCCGGCATGTATGCCCGGCGCGGGGAGGTGCAGGCTGCCCGAGCGGCCGCGCAGAAGGGCGTTCCGTTTACCTTGTCCACCGTATCCGTTTGCCCGATCGAGGAGGTGGCGCCGGCAATCGAGCGGCCCATGTGGTTTCAGCTCTACGTGCTCAAGGATCGCGGTTTCATGCGCGATGCGCTTGAGCGAGCCAGGGCGGCGGGGGTGACGACGCTGGTATTTACGGTAGACATGCCGGTGCCGGGGGCCCGCTACCGTGATGCCCATTCGGGAATGAGCGGCCCCAATGCGGCCGCGCGGCGGATGTTCCAGGCCGTGACGCATCCCCGCTGGGCCTGGGAGGTGGGGGTAAAGGGTAGGCCACATGATCTGGGGAACATATCGACCTATCGAGGCCACCCGACGGGACTTGAGGACTATATTGGCTGGCTGGGAAAAAACTTCGACCCGTCGATTTCCTGGAAAGACCTTGAGTGGATTCGCGAGTTCTGGGACGGCCCCATGGTGATCAAGGGCATTCTGGATCCTGCCGATGCCAGGGATGCCATCGCCTTCGGCGCCGACGGCATTGTGGTTTCCAACCATGGCGGACGTCAGCTTGACGGCACGCCTTCTACCGCGCGCGCCCTGCCGGCGATCGCAGAGGCGGTGCAGGGGCAAATGAAAGTGATGGCCGATTCCGGCGTACGCTCCGGTCTTGACGTGGTGCGCCTGCTGGCGCTTGGCGCCGACTGCGTCATGCTGGGGCGCTCTTATATCTACGCGCTGGCGTCCGGCGGTGAGGCCGGCGTGTACAACCTGCTTGATCTCATCGAGCAGGAAATGCGGGTGGCCATGGTGCTGACGGGAGCACATTCGGTTAGCCACATCGATACCGACCTGCTGGTGGGCAAGTCCGAGTAG
- a CDS encoding L-lactate permease yields the protein MTDTTLALLAFVPLALAGILLIGFRLAAKVAMPIVFVVTALIGWLAWDMTLSHIAASTLQGLILTVSILWIIFGAILLLNTLKHSGGISAIRKGFSGISPDRRVQAIIVAWLFGCFIEGASGFGTPAAVAAPLLVALGFPALSAVVVGMMIQSTPVSFGAVGTPIVVGVTGGLDRSGITQQLQAGDATWMEYFRLISSEVAIIHGIVGILMPLIMVVLMVRFFGANRSWKEGLTITPFALFAGVAFVVPYMIAGVVLGPEFPSMIGALVGLAIVVPAARRGFLLPQDTWDFPPSDSWPDSWIGKLELKMDDVAGKATLSTWMGWVPYILLAVFLVASRTIEPLKNALTAFAFGWNDILGEGIGGSIEPLYLPGGILLLVVLVTALLHRMKAGELKAAFGDSSRTILGAGFVLIFTIPMVRILINSGVNGADLVSMPVAMAQFVAASVGDIYPFFAPAVGALGAFIAGSNTVSNLMLSDFQFNVASQLGVSTAFMVALQAVGAAAGNMIAIHNVVAASATVGLLGREGTTIRKTLLPTLYYIIAAGILGMLGLYALDLADPLSTALAG from the coding sequence ATGACTGATACCACTCTTGCGCTTCTGGCATTTGTGCCGCTGGCGCTTGCCGGAATACTTCTGATTGGCTTTCGTCTGGCAGCCAAAGTGGCCATGCCTATAGTGTTCGTGGTGACCGCTTTGATCGGCTGGCTGGCATGGGACATGACGCTTAGCCACATAGCTGCCTCAACACTGCAGGGACTGATACTCACGGTTTCCATTCTATGGATCATTTTTGGCGCCATCTTGCTGCTTAATACGCTCAAGCATTCGGGCGGTATCTCCGCTATCCGCAAGGGATTTTCCGGCATCAGCCCGGACCGCCGCGTTCAGGCCATTATCGTTGCCTGGCTATTCGGCTGCTTTATAGAAGGCGCTTCTGGCTTTGGCACTCCCGCCGCCGTTGCGGCGCCGCTGCTTGTCGCCCTGGGCTTTCCCGCGCTTTCCGCCGTTGTGGTCGGGATGATGATCCAGTCCACCCCGGTTTCATTCGGTGCCGTGGGCACGCCTATCGTGGTAGGCGTGACGGGTGGCCTGGACCGTTCGGGCATTACCCAGCAGCTTCAGGCCGGTGACGCCACCTGGATGGAATACTTTCGTCTGATCAGCAGCGAAGTCGCCATCATCCACGGCATCGTCGGTATATTAATGCCGCTTATCATGGTGGTGCTCATGGTGCGCTTTTTCGGCGCCAACCGCTCCTGGAAAGAAGGGCTCACCATTACGCCTTTCGCCCTCTTTGCCGGCGTGGCCTTTGTCGTGCCTTATATGATTGCCGGCGTGGTGCTGGGACCGGAATTTCCCTCGATGATCGGCGCTCTGGTTGGCCTGGCCATTGTGGTCCCCGCCGCGCGGCGTGGCTTCTTGCTGCCCCAGGACACCTGGGATTTCCCGCCGTCGGATAGCTGGCCGGACAGTTGGATCGGCAAGCTGGAGCTCAAAATGGACGACGTTGCCGGGAAAGCGACGCTGTCAACGTGGATGGGCTGGGTACCCTATATACTGCTGGCCGTATTTCTCGTGGCATCGCGCACTATTGAGCCACTGAAAAACGCGCTGACAGCGTTTGCCTTTGGCTGGAACGATATCCTCGGCGAAGGCATTGGCGGCAGCATTGAGCCGCTCTACCTCCCCGGCGGTATCCTGCTTTTGGTGGTGCTGGTCACCGCACTGCTGCACCGCATGAAAGCCGGCGAGCTCAAGGCCGCATTCGGCGATTCATCGCGCACGATTCTGGGAGCCGGCTTCGTGCTGATCTTTACCATCCCCATGGTGCGCATCCTGATCAATTCCGGCGTCAACGGCGCCGATCTGGTGTCAATGCCGGTGGCCATGGCCCAATTCGTAGCGGCAAGCGTGGGCGACATCTATCCCTTCTTTGCCCCTGCCGTCGGGGCGCTGGGCGCCTTTATTGCCGGCTCCAACACCGTGTCCAACCTGATGCTGTCGGACTTCCAGTTCAACGTGGCAAGCCAGCTTGGCGTCTCTACCGCCTTTATGGTCGCGCTGCAGGCCGTTGGCGCGGCGGCAGGTAACATGATTGCCATTCACAACGTCGTGGCGGCATCAGCCACCGTAGGGTTATTAGGTCGCGAAGGAACAACGATCCGCAAGACCCTGCTACCCACGCTTTACTACATTATTGCCGCCGGCATACTGGGCATGCTCGGGCTTTACGCCCTGGATCTGGCCGATCCGCTCAGCACAGCCCTGGCCGGCTAG
- the glcD gene encoding glycolate oxidase subunit GlcD, which translates to MSILYDEAIDGPLATFAKTDVLDDLQQHIPTLTLLHREEDLRPFECDGLAAYRVLPMLVAIPATQDEVQALLKRCHALGVPVVTRGAGTGLSGGALPLERGVLLVMSRFQHIINIDPDARTARLQPGVRNLAISEAAAPYGLYYAPDPSSQIACSIGGNVAENAGGVHCLKYGLTVHNVMRVDILTVEGEPMTLGAEALDAPGFDLLALLNGSEGMLGVITEITVKLLPRPEVAKVLMASFDDVEKAGQAVGSIIAAGIIPGGLEMMDRLAIQAAEEFVQAGYPLEAEAILLCELDGVLADVDDDCDTVREVLEKAGATEIRQARDDAERAVFWSGRKNAFPAVGRLSPDYYCMDGTIPRRELPRVLNDIAALSRESGLRIANVFHAGDGNMHPLILFDANREGELALAEEVGGKILELCVAAGGSITGEHGVGREKINQMCSQFNGDEITLFHAVKAAFDPQGLLNPGKNIPTLARCAEFGAMHVHNNELAHPDLPRF; encoded by the coding sequence ATGAGTATTCTGTATGACGAGGCCATCGACGGCCCCCTGGCAACGTTTGCCAAAACCGATGTGCTGGACGACCTGCAGCAGCATATTCCCACGCTTACGCTTTTGCATCGCGAAGAGGATTTGCGGCCGTTCGAGTGCGATGGCCTGGCGGCCTACCGCGTGCTGCCCATGCTGGTGGCGATACCCGCCACCCAGGATGAGGTCCAGGCCCTGCTCAAGCGCTGCCACGCGCTTGGCGTGCCGGTGGTCACGCGCGGTGCCGGCACCGGGCTTTCCGGCGGCGCCCTGCCCCTCGAGCGCGGCGTGCTGCTGGTGATGTCGCGTTTTCAGCACATCATCAACATTGATCCCGACGCGCGCACGGCTCGGCTTCAGCCGGGCGTCCGCAACCTGGCCATCTCCGAGGCGGCAGCGCCCTACGGGCTTTACTACGCGCCGGACCCGTCGTCCCAGATCGCCTGCTCCATCGGCGGTAACGTCGCCGAAAACGCCGGCGGCGTCCACTGTCTCAAGTACGGCCTGACGGTCCACAACGTCATGCGCGTCGATATCCTGACCGTTGAGGGGGAACCCATGACGCTGGGCGCAGAGGCGCTGGACGCGCCGGGTTTTGACCTGCTGGCGCTGCTCAACGGCTCGGAAGGCATGCTCGGCGTGATTACCGAAATCACCGTCAAGCTCCTGCCCCGGCCGGAAGTGGCCAAGGTGCTGATGGCAAGCTTTGACGACGTCGAAAAAGCCGGCCAGGCGGTCGGCAGCATCATCGCCGCCGGCATTATCCCCGGCGGACTCGAAATGATGGACAGGCTTGCCATTCAGGCGGCCGAGGAGTTCGTGCAGGCCGGCTATCCCCTGGAGGCCGAGGCGATACTGCTGTGCGAGCTGGACGGCGTGCTGGCCGACGTGGATGACGACTGCGATACCGTCCGCGAGGTGCTGGAGAAAGCCGGCGCCACGGAGATTCGCCAGGCCCGCGACGACGCCGAACGCGCCGTTTTCTGGTCCGGACGCAAAAACGCCTTTCCCGCCGTTGGCAGGCTGTCGCCTGACTATTACTGCATGGACGGCACCATTCCCCGCCGGGAGCTACCGCGCGTGCTCAACGACATCGCTGCGCTTTCCCGGGAAAGCGGCCTGCGCATCGCCAACGTTTTCCATGCCGGAGACGGCAACATGCACCCGCTGATCCTCTTTGACGCCAATCGCGAGGGCGAACTGGCGCTGGCTGAAGAGGTCGGCGGCAAGATTCTTGAGCTGTGCGTGGCAGCCGGCGGTTCCATCACCGGCGAGCACGGCGTCGGACGCGAGAAAATCAACCAGATGTGCAGCCAGTTCAACGGCGATGAAATTACGCTGTTTCACGCCGTCAAGGCAGCGTTTGACCCCCAGGGGCTGCTCAATCCGGGCAAGAACATTCCCACTCTTGCCCGCTGCGCCGAGTTTGGCGCCATGCACGTCCACAACAACGAACTTGCCCACCCGGACCTCCCCCGCTTCTGA
- the glcE gene encoding glycolate oxidase subunit GlcE has translation MTESEITPSDHDIAARLCEQVQEAYQQHAPLRIVGGDTRAFYGRPVNATPLNLSEHRGIVHYDPVELVVTARAGTPLDELEAALADSGQMLGFEPPRFGPQSTLGGAVATGMAGPRRPWAGATRDFVLGTRVITQRGDLLRFGGEVMKNVAGYDMSRLMTGAQGTLGVLADVSLKVLPQPPARKSLRLSLPLDEALARLAELGRRPLPLTAAVWHDGALYLRLEGGHSSVEATCRELGGEPLETGFWEALRDLEHRFFRLSSGEALWRLSLPPNTPPLTPGGSEEPTLYDWAGCQRFIKTALDGDTLRRACQAVGGHATCYTPAAAGGNPEPFTPLNPVVEKYHRRLKEQLDTRGIFNPGRLYAAF, from the coding sequence ATGACAGAAAGTGAGATCACACCCTCCGATCACGACATCGCCGCTCGGCTTTGCGAGCAGGTCCAGGAGGCCTACCAGCAGCACGCTCCGCTGCGTATCGTCGGCGGCGATACCCGGGCCTTCTACGGCCGCCCCGTCAACGCGACGCCGCTGAACCTGAGCGAGCACCGCGGCATCGTGCACTACGACCCGGTCGAGCTTGTGGTCACGGCGCGTGCCGGCACGCCGCTCGATGAGCTGGAAGCCGCACTCGCTGACAGCGGGCAGATGCTCGGCTTCGAGCCCCCTCGCTTCGGCCCCCAAAGCACCCTCGGCGGCGCCGTGGCGACCGGCATGGCAGGGCCACGGCGCCCCTGGGCCGGCGCCACCCGCGACTTTGTTCTGGGCACGCGCGTGATTACCCAACGCGGCGACCTGCTGCGCTTTGGCGGTGAAGTGATGAAAAACGTCGCCGGCTACGACATGTCGCGACTGATGACCGGCGCCCAGGGCACTCTCGGCGTCCTCGCCGACGTATCGCTCAAGGTGCTGCCACAACCCCCGGCACGCAAAAGCCTGCGCCTGTCGCTACCGCTCGATGAGGCGCTGGCACGCCTGGCTGAGCTGGGGCGACGACCGCTGCCCCTGACCGCCGCGGTCTGGCACGACGGCGCGCTCTATCTGCGCCTGGAGGGCGGACACAGCTCGGTAGAGGCTACTTGCCGGGAACTGGGCGGAGAGCCGCTGGAGACCGGTTTCTGGGAAGCGCTGCGCGACCTTGAACACCGCTTCTTCCGCCTGTCGTCGGGCGAGGCCCTTTGGCGGCTTTCGCTCCCTCCCAACACGCCGCCGCTAACCCCGGGCGGCAGTGAGGAGCCGACGCTCTATGACTGGGCCGGCTGCCAGCGCTTCATCAAGACGGCGCTCGACGGCGACACGCTGCGGCGCGCCTGCCAGGCCGTCGGCGGCCACGCCACCTGCTATACCCCTGCCGCGGCGGGCGGCAACCCGGAGCCGTTTACCCCCTTGAATCCGGTCGTGGAAAAGTATCACCGGCGGCTGAAAGAGCAGCTGGATACCCGCGGCATTTTCAATCCCGGCCGCCTTTATGCCGCTTTTTAA
- the glcF gene encoding glycolate oxidase subunit GlcF → MQTHFSDADRQKPHIQEADQVLRACVHCGFCNATCPTYLLLGDERDGPRGRIYLMKELLESADDDVETAAKAQTHLDRCLTCLNCETTCPSGVEYGKLLNIGRAEAERRAPRSMGERLGYYGLRKMLVSPARFQALLRLGQTFTPLVPGKLRSKMPAAPVEPGPRPAEERHSRRVLMLEGCVQPGLSPNTNAATARVLDRLGISVTPVAEAGCCGAIDFHLNAQQQARERMRANIDAWWPYVEQGAEAIVQTASGCGAFVKEYGEMLKDDPAYASRAQTISDMARDIVEVLGEAPLEKLEVQANQRLAFQCPCTLQHAQQLGGAVEGVLKTLGFDLTPVQNGHLCCGSAGTYSITQPELATQLRDNKLDALEAGHPDVIVTANIGCQTHLAGANRTPVRHWIEVVDETLV, encoded by the coding sequence ATGCAAACGCACTTTAGCGACGCCGATCGCCAAAAGCCCCATATCCAGGAAGCCGACCAAGTGCTGCGCGCCTGTGTGCACTGCGGGTTCTGCAACGCCACCTGCCCCACCTACCTGCTGCTCGGCGACGAACGCGACGGGCCCCGTGGGCGCATCTACCTGATGAAAGAGTTGCTGGAAAGCGCCGATGATGACGTGGAAACGGCGGCAAAGGCACAGACCCATCTTGATCGCTGCCTGACCTGCCTCAACTGCGAGACGACGTGCCCGTCCGGAGTCGAATACGGCAAGCTGCTCAACATTGGCCGCGCGGAAGCCGAGCGCCGCGCGCCGCGCTCGATGGGCGAACGCCTTGGCTATTACGGCCTGCGCAAGATGCTGGTCAGCCCGGCACGATTCCAGGCGCTCTTGCGTCTTGGGCAGACGTTTACCCCGCTGGTCCCCGGAAAGCTGCGCAGCAAAATGCCTGCCGCCCCGGTGGAGCCGGGCCCACGGCCGGCAGAGGAGCGCCACTCGCGGCGCGTGCTGATGCTGGAAGGCTGCGTGCAGCCAGGCCTTTCCCCCAACACCAATGCCGCCACGGCAAGAGTGCTCGACCGGCTGGGCATCAGCGTCACGCCGGTAGCCGAAGCCGGCTGCTGCGGCGCCATCGACTTCCACCTCAACGCTCAGCAGCAGGCTCGGGAACGCATGCGCGCCAACATCGACGCCTGGTGGCCCTACGTTGAGCAAGGCGCCGAAGCCATAGTCCAAACCGCCAGCGGCTGCGGCGCCTTCGTCAAGGAGTACGGCGAGATGCTCAAGGATGACCCGGCCTACGCCAGCCGGGCACAGACCATCAGCGACATGGCGCGGGACATTGTGGAGGTGCTGGGCGAGGCCCCGCTGGAAAAGCTGGAGGTCCAGGCGAACCAGCGCCTGGCCTTTCAGTGCCCCTGTACCCTTCAGCACGCCCAGCAGCTCGGCGGCGCCGTGGAGGGCGTCCTCAAGACGCTGGGCTTCGACCTTACCCCGGTGCAGAATGGCCATCTGTGCTGCGGCTCGGCGGGCACCTACTCCATCACCCAGCCAGAGCTTGCCACCCAGCTGCGCGATAACAAGCTCGATGCGCTGGAAGCCGGCCACCCCGACGTCATCGTGACCGCCAATATCGGCTGCCAGACCCATCTGGCCGGCGCCAACCGCACGCCGGTGCGTCACTGGATTGAAGTCGTGGATGAGACCTTGGTATAA